The following coding sequences are from one Rhodopirellula islandica window:
- a CDS encoding DUF3375 domain-containing protein: MEIERLVAFLESSPTVRLLRADQAAFVVCFLRHSLKLTGQDSAISLSHNELQHRLTVFQEQLREDGYDAFSGSADRYLREWSDAGWLRRFLPAESSSPHYQLTRYAEDAIGFLEQSISRETRMVGTESRLRLVIDTLTDLVQGASSDREQRLQTLIEQRDDLNRQIDSIRGGAEIETYHPAQVRERFHTAVDLLKTLQGDFRAVEDRFEEIARDVTRGALDTERGRGDILAGALDAEDLVKQQDEGVSFDAFVAFLFSPQAQAKLRETIAEVTRLEAITDQRGAIEHVRAMVPSLLAEAENVLRQTGRLSQTLRRLLDSQSTSHRKRTAEVLQEIRTLAAKMKQSTSQTGIPVPSEIGLRVDTTLGISSPLTRPFWTPPQVFDIAVETNEIDWETAKRHARKLSGLKRLQWDRMRDLVHRVTDLQTNITLSQLLEHRPPTVGVIELVGWMQIAHEDGHAIDAEATEQVTVTTEDPLSGESSTVHVRVPLVTFSKTHQIENEPVRKGKPR, encoded by the coding sequence ATGGAAATTGAGAGATTGGTCGCGTTTTTGGAATCCTCGCCAACGGTTCGTTTGCTGCGAGCCGATCAGGCGGCGTTTGTGGTTTGCTTTCTCCGCCATTCGTTGAAGTTGACCGGGCAAGATTCAGCGATCTCGTTGTCGCACAACGAACTGCAACACCGACTGACCGTCTTTCAAGAACAACTTCGGGAGGACGGATACGACGCCTTCTCAGGTTCCGCGGATCGCTACCTTCGCGAATGGTCGGATGCGGGGTGGCTGAGACGCTTTCTGCCAGCTGAATCGTCCAGCCCGCACTACCAACTGACTCGCTATGCCGAAGACGCGATTGGGTTTCTTGAACAGTCGATCTCTCGCGAAACGCGAATGGTCGGCACTGAATCTCGATTGCGGCTGGTCATCGACACGCTGACCGATTTGGTCCAAGGCGCTTCCTCGGATCGTGAACAGCGATTGCAAACCCTGATCGAACAGCGTGACGACTTGAACCGTCAGATCGATTCAATTCGCGGGGGCGCTGAGATCGAGACCTACCATCCCGCGCAGGTTCGCGAACGTTTCCACACCGCTGTTGACCTGCTGAAGACCCTGCAAGGTGATTTCCGGGCGGTCGAAGATCGCTTTGAAGAAATCGCTCGCGATGTGACCCGCGGGGCTCTGGATACCGAGCGCGGTCGCGGTGACATTTTGGCCGGTGCACTCGATGCGGAGGACTTGGTCAAACAACAAGACGAAGGTGTCAGCTTCGATGCCTTTGTCGCCTTCCTCTTTTCGCCGCAGGCTCAAGCCAAACTACGAGAGACGATCGCCGAAGTGACACGTTTGGAAGCCATCACCGATCAACGCGGCGCCATTGAACACGTTCGGGCAATGGTTCCTTCCTTGTTGGCAGAAGCCGAAAATGTGCTTCGTCAAACAGGACGATTGTCGCAAACACTCAGACGCTTGCTGGACAGTCAATCGACCAGCCATCGCAAGCGAACCGCCGAAGTTTTGCAAGAGATTCGAACGTTGGCGGCGAAGATGAAACAATCCACGAGTCAAACCGGAATCCCCGTGCCGAGCGAAATCGGATTGCGAGTCGACACGACGTTGGGCATCAGTTCGCCATTGACCCGACCGTTTTGGACTCCCCCGCAAGTCTTCGACATCGCCGTGGAAACCAACGAGATTGACTGGGAAACAGCGAAACGGCATGCTCGCAAGCTATCCGGGCTGAAACGCTTGCAATGGGATCGCATGCGAGACTTGGTGCACCGGGTCACGGATCTGCAAACCAACATCACGTTGTCACAGTTGCTGGAACATCGCCCACCCACGGTCGGCGTGATCGAGTTGGTCGGATGGATGCAGATTGCTCACGAGGACGGTCACGCCATCGATGCCGAAGCGACCGAACAGGTGACAGTGACGACGGAGGATCCTTTGAGCGGCGAATCAAGCACGGTTCACGTTCGTGTTCCGCTGGTCACTTTCTCAAAGACGCATCAAATCGAAAACGAACCCGTCCGGAAGGGAAAACCACGATGA
- a CDS encoding ATP-binding protein encodes MKPSQPLELFADDDEVSERLKPGFRLATFEVFNWGTFDGQVHSISPQGTSCLLVGENGAGKSTLVDAMLTLLVRPGVRNYNVAAGASKKERDERTYIRGAYDRTAGSDEKPRIQYLREGTGFYTALLATFASARSGKSFTVCQVMYLTSSGDRKIFYAFDRKPRSIAGDLGDLTSTGDIKSTLIDRGFEVTENFKTYHGWMKRLVKFRSKAMDIFNQTVAVKDVQRLDQFIRDHMLEKKSWNDKVSKLLEHFAQLSEAHRALVQVRQQSELLVPILRTGKRFQETNAKLQSARKELAASGLFFDIQTGELLRPLCQQWKLRMEHLDEQISLLDHSLKSKRGEAASVDHEIRHSGGARLQQLPFLIEKEEQHAASKKEKRLLYESKLKQVGIDETISSPEQLEKVHRQIGDQQQRIAIEKQTATDQLESLNYEIGVLRQELATDESELESLRQRKGNLPDAFIEVRSELCAAFRLSPTDLPFAAELIAVNPDHGRWEASIEQVLHSFARTLLVPDDLYAKVSGFVDLQRLTDSRGRGLRLTYDRVGARQSTPSQPSTDLGLPDMLLYRDNHPLVPYVRGEILSRFDHLACESIRDFQMAGRRAMTVHRHVKQNRRQHAKDDRTAIGDRKHFVLGWDNRTKREALERSIGEQKALLDRRVSSAESLRRRSDQATRRLSLLDELSAVTQFDTIDDHRHDFEASQLRLEKQKLEESSDQVRQLKAKLAALNAEIQGLESERDRFVGERSNLQTEIGKSEGILKQVDAKVEEARSNDRFASTQAFFDGVVHQLGERKLTLENLGMLPRDIADELNVRVSELEERIVPVRDNLTKAMSKLLNRFPVFESELDPTPQALPSFKQLAERINKDDLPRHERRFKQRLKEKVLQEIGLLHGSLEDEREEIRSKVETLNEALRQLDWNPGSFMRLEPSDTSDAEIRDFRRELAGCLEGTLGGTDDANEATFKKIEQLVDRLRDDANLRWREKVIDVRNWFKFAAREYDTVSGEPGSYYDGGTGQSGGEKGKLAFLVLVAAIAYQYDLQPDDPSRERFQFVMVDEMFSRSDDTRAKYALDLFERFGLQLAIVAPLDAKARITESYVGTYGHIIKDPDTHRSQLISLTTEQYRAADQEA; translated from the coding sequence ATGAAGCCCTCTCAACCACTCGAATTATTCGCTGACGACGATGAAGTGTCGGAACGTTTGAAGCCCGGGTTCCGTCTGGCGACGTTCGAAGTCTTCAATTGGGGAACTTTTGACGGCCAAGTCCACTCGATCTCGCCTCAAGGGACTTCCTGTTTGCTGGTCGGTGAAAACGGAGCGGGCAAGTCAACACTGGTCGATGCGATGTTGACGTTGCTGGTTCGTCCCGGGGTTCGAAACTACAACGTCGCCGCTGGGGCATCCAAGAAAGAACGCGACGAACGAACGTACATTCGCGGTGCGTACGACCGGACCGCCGGCAGCGATGAGAAGCCCAGGATTCAGTACCTCCGGGAAGGGACCGGATTCTACACGGCGCTGTTGGCCACGTTCGCCAGCGCTCGTTCGGGCAAGTCGTTCACGGTTTGCCAGGTGATGTATTTGACGTCGAGCGGCGATCGGAAAATCTTCTACGCGTTTGATCGGAAACCTCGCAGCATCGCAGGTGACCTGGGCGATCTGACCTCCACCGGTGACATCAAGAGCACGTTGATCGACCGGGGATTTGAAGTCACCGAGAACTTCAAAACGTATCACGGGTGGATGAAACGGTTGGTCAAATTTCGTTCCAAGGCAATGGATATCTTCAACCAGACCGTCGCGGTGAAAGATGTCCAGCGACTGGATCAGTTCATTCGCGATCACATGCTGGAAAAGAAGTCGTGGAACGATAAGGTCAGCAAACTGCTCGAACACTTTGCCCAGTTGAGTGAGGCTCATCGTGCACTCGTGCAGGTGCGTCAGCAGTCGGAGTTGCTGGTCCCGATCTTAAGAACAGGCAAGCGGTTCCAAGAGACAAACGCCAAGCTGCAATCGGCTCGCAAAGAACTCGCTGCATCGGGGTTGTTCTTTGACATCCAAACCGGCGAACTTTTGCGTCCGCTGTGTCAGCAATGGAAACTGCGAATGGAACATCTTGATGAACAGATCAGTCTGCTGGATCACTCGTTGAAATCCAAACGTGGTGAAGCCGCGTCCGTTGATCACGAGATTCGCCACAGTGGTGGGGCCAGACTGCAGCAACTCCCCTTTTTGATCGAAAAGGAAGAACAGCATGCGGCGTCCAAAAAAGAGAAACGCCTTTTGTATGAGTCGAAACTGAAGCAAGTTGGTATCGACGAAACCATTTCCAGTCCCGAGCAACTTGAAAAGGTTCACCGGCAAATTGGCGATCAGCAACAACGAATCGCGATCGAAAAACAAACCGCCACCGACCAGCTCGAATCACTCAACTATGAAATCGGTGTGCTGCGTCAGGAACTCGCCACCGACGAAAGCGAACTGGAATCACTTCGCCAACGAAAGGGCAATCTGCCCGACGCGTTCATTGAAGTTCGCAGTGAACTGTGCGCTGCCTTTCGACTCTCGCCAACCGATCTTCCGTTCGCGGCCGAGTTGATCGCCGTCAACCCGGATCATGGCCGCTGGGAAGCGTCGATTGAACAGGTGCTTCATTCCTTTGCGAGAACATTGTTGGTCCCAGACGACCTCTATGCCAAGGTTTCAGGATTTGTCGATTTGCAGCGTCTGACGGATTCACGCGGTCGAGGTCTGCGATTGACCTACGATCGTGTCGGGGCTCGCCAGTCCACTCCATCGCAACCATCGACCGACCTGGGCCTGCCCGACATGTTGCTCTACCGCGACAACCATCCACTGGTCCCGTATGTCCGCGGCGAGATTCTGTCACGGTTCGACCACCTGGCGTGCGAATCCATCCGAGACTTTCAAATGGCGGGTCGTCGGGCGATGACGGTCCATCGACACGTCAAACAGAACCGCCGGCAACACGCCAAAGATGACCGCACAGCGATTGGGGACCGAAAGCACTTCGTTTTGGGCTGGGACAATCGCACCAAGCGAGAGGCACTGGAACGATCGATCGGAGAACAAAAGGCGTTGCTTGATCGCAGAGTTTCATCGGCTGAGTCACTCCGTCGTAGGAGCGACCAGGCGACGCGAAGGCTGAGCCTGTTGGACGAGTTATCGGCGGTGACGCAGTTCGACACCATCGACGATCACCGGCACGATTTTGAAGCCTCTCAATTGAGGCTCGAAAAGCAAAAGCTGGAGGAGTCGAGCGATCAAGTTCGACAGCTCAAGGCAAAGCTGGCGGCTCTCAATGCGGAGATCCAGGGGCTGGAATCCGAACGAGATCGATTTGTGGGGGAACGCTCCAATCTGCAGACAGAGATCGGGAAAAGCGAAGGAATCTTGAAACAAGTTGATGCGAAAGTCGAGGAGGCTCGCTCGAACGATCGATTCGCTTCCACCCAAGCGTTCTTCGACGGGGTCGTCCATCAACTGGGCGAGCGTAAACTGACATTGGAGAATCTTGGGATGTTACCGCGGGATATTGCGGATGAACTGAACGTCCGTGTCAGCGAGTTGGAAGAGCGAATCGTTCCGGTCCGTGACAACCTGACCAAGGCAATGAGCAAATTGTTGAATCGATTCCCAGTCTTCGAGTCGGAACTCGATCCCACGCCTCAAGCATTGCCCAGCTTCAAACAACTTGCCGAGCGAATCAACAAGGACGACCTGCCTCGTCACGAGCGGCGGTTCAAACAGCGACTCAAGGAAAAAGTGCTTCAAGAGATCGGCTTGCTACATGGATCACTCGAAGACGAACGAGAAGAAATTCGCAGCAAGGTCGAAACGCTCAACGAAGCCCTGCGTCAACTCGATTGGAATCCAGGCTCGTTCATGCGCCTGGAACCAAGCGACACGTCCGACGCGGAGATCCGTGATTTTCGACGGGAGCTTGCGGGTTGCCTGGAAGGAACGCTAGGTGGCACCGACGACGCCAATGAAGCAACGTTCAAGAAGATCGAACAGCTGGTCGACCGACTTCGAGACGACGCGAACCTTCGTTGGCGAGAAAAGGTGATCGATGTTCGGAATTGGTTCAAATTCGCGGCTCGCGAATACGATACGGTATCGGGTGAACCAGGCAGCTATTACGACGGAGGCACCGGGCAATCCGGTGGCGAGAAAGGCAAACTGGCGTTCTTGGTGTTGGTCGCTGCGATCGCCTATCAATATGATCTCCAACCGGATGATCCATCCCGCGAACGATTTCAATTTGTCATGGTGGACGAGATGTTTTCACGCAGCGATGACACGCGTGCCAAGTACGCACTCGATTTGTTTGAACGTTTTGGATTGCAGTTGGCCATCGTCGCGCCACTGGACGCCAAGGCACGGATCACGGAGAGCTATGTTGGCACGTATGGTCACATCATCAAAGATCCCGACACGCACCGCAGCCAATTGATCAGCCTGACGACCGAGCAGTATCGAGCCGCGGATCAGGAAGCATGA
- a CDS encoding c-type cytochrome produces MKTIHILFGVLLLGLIGCTPDPKSGKGFTLPEGDITRGKSTFEQLNCQACHTVAGVTFDDTEQSSNSDSTDLKVVALGGEKMAVQTYGDLVTSIINPSHRFAKGFDQADIASEGESKMRNYNEVMTVQQLIDLVTFLESHYSVKPYEPTPYGPYSF; encoded by the coding sequence ATGAAGACGATTCATATTCTTTTTGGAGTGTTGCTTTTGGGGCTGATCGGATGCACTCCCGACCCGAAATCAGGAAAGGGATTCACGCTGCCCGAAGGAGACATCACGCGAGGGAAATCCACGTTCGAGCAGTTGAATTGCCAAGCGTGCCACACCGTGGCTGGCGTGACTTTCGATGACACGGAACAGTCGTCGAACTCAGACTCCACGGATCTAAAGGTTGTCGCCTTGGGCGGCGAGAAAATGGCCGTTCAAACCTACGGTGACCTGGTCACGTCGATCATCAACCCTTCGCACCGATTCGCCAAGGGATTTGACCAAGCGGACATCGCAAGTGAAGGGGAATCCAAAATGCGAAACTACAACGAGGTGATGACCGTGCAGCAACTGATCGACCTGGTCACATTTTTGGAATCGCACTACTCGGTGAAACCATACGAACCCACGCCGTACGGTCCCTATTCATTCTGA
- a CDS encoding DUF4194 domain-containing protein — protein sequence MTEPSSQTDPTPDNTFSDTMPPPVPWAPAAVRLLQGIVYHDDAGDTWERILSGVTPLTDYFARIGLQLIVNEEDGMAYLRQIDPESLPPEYPSIPKLFRSVRLTFEASLLCVLLREELRQFEEEIHRDGRCVVTQAALLEVWQSLAPTETDDVRANRNLGGQLRKLEELKFVRQFEKDPPSWEVRRILKARLPLQKLERLRADLEAELERRDAGSVQEEELDAETGRRKDAEGSENI from the coding sequence ATGACAGAACCTTCTTCGCAAACGGATCCTACGCCCGACAACACGTTCTCCGACACGATGCCGCCTCCGGTTCCCTGGGCCCCCGCGGCAGTTCGATTGTTGCAAGGCATTGTCTACCATGACGACGCGGGCGACACGTGGGAACGGATTCTGTCGGGCGTCACGCCGCTGACGGACTACTTCGCTCGGATCGGGTTGCAATTGATTGTCAACGAAGAAGACGGGATGGCCTACCTGCGTCAGATCGATCCCGAGTCCCTGCCGCCGGAGTACCCGTCGATTCCAAAGTTGTTTCGCAGCGTGCGACTGACGTTCGAGGCGTCGTTGTTATGCGTCTTGCTGCGAGAAGAACTGCGTCAATTCGAAGAAGAAATTCATCGCGATGGTCGTTGTGTGGTGACTCAAGCGGCGTTACTCGAAGTTTGGCAATCGCTCGCCCCAACGGAGACTGACGACGTGCGAGCGAATCGGAATCTGGGCGGTCAACTTCGAAAACTCGAAGAGCTGAAATTCGTTCGCCAGTTCGAAAAGGATCCACCCAGTTGGGAAGTCCGTCGGATCTTGAAAGCGAGATTGCCGCTGCAGAAACTGGAACGGTTGCGAGCGGATTTGGAGGCGGAGTTGGAACGCAGAGACGCGGGATCGGTCCAGGAAGAAGAACTTGACGCAGAGACGGGGAGACGCAAGGACGCAGAGGGCAGCGAAAACATCTGA
- a CDS encoding CNNM domain-containing protein, with product MATLILLFVAFIMLSGLMAAVDAAVLSVTQPEVEELIQLQRYGSKRLSQVKRRIRDSVVVIVIATNTINVLGPVLVSHWAFTLYDSQAAGEVQDSEFSRYPIFGATIDEVQGILLARDLFRAIIRGDSQESVLSLAVEPLVVDPEYRSDDLLTMFRDQHVHLAVVQSAGRTLGIVTLEDVLEQLVGAIDDEKDVSAG from the coding sequence ATGGCAACGCTGATCTTGCTTTTCGTCGCGTTCATCATGTTGTCGGGGCTGATGGCCGCGGTGGACGCGGCGGTGCTGAGCGTGACCCAACCAGAAGTCGAAGAACTCATCCAGCTTCAACGTTACGGTTCCAAGCGACTGAGCCAAGTCAAGCGTCGAATACGTGATTCCGTTGTCGTGATTGTGATTGCGACCAATACGATCAACGTTCTCGGCCCCGTGCTTGTGAGCCATTGGGCATTCACGCTCTATGACTCGCAGGCGGCAGGGGAGGTGCAAGACAGTGAGTTTTCTCGCTATCCCATTTTCGGCGCAACGATCGACGAAGTCCAAGGCATTCTCTTGGCTCGCGATTTGTTTCGGGCGATCATCCGTGGTGACTCCCAAGAATCCGTGTTGTCGCTGGCGGTCGAACCGTTGGTGGTTGATCCCGAATATCGCAGTGACGATTTGTTGACCATGTTTCGCGATCAGCACGTGCATCTGGCCGTGGTGCAGTCCGCCGGCAGGACCTTGGGAATTGTCACATTGGAAGACGTGCTGGAACAACTCGTCGGTGCAATTGACGACGAAAAAGACGTTTCGGCCGGATGA
- the trxC gene encoding thioredoxin TrxC, which translates to MNIVCSQCAALNRVPEAKRHDKPVCGKCKTPLLPNRPVELSEATFAKFVGRTEVPVLVDFWASWCGPCRMMAPAFAEAATTLSPQVILAKLNTEEAPQTASKFGISGIPTLILFKHGVEVARQSGVLNAQQIAQFVS; encoded by the coding sequence TTGAATATTGTCTGCTCCCAGTGTGCGGCATTGAATCGAGTGCCGGAAGCCAAACGGCACGACAAACCCGTGTGCGGGAAGTGCAAAACCCCGCTTCTGCCCAATCGCCCCGTCGAGCTTTCCGAAGCGACGTTCGCCAAGTTCGTTGGCCGAACCGAAGTGCCAGTCCTCGTCGATTTCTGGGCGTCGTGGTGTGGTCCATGTCGCATGATGGCCCCTGCCTTCGCCGAGGCGGCGACGACGCTCTCCCCGCAAGTCATTCTGGCGAAGCTCAATACCGAAGAGGCCCCGCAAACCGCATCGAAGTTTGGCATCTCAGGAATCCCAACGTTGATTCTGTTCAAACATGGCGTGGAAGTGGCGAGACAGTCGGGAGTGCTCAATGCACAACAAATCGCCCAGTTCGTGTCATAG
- a CDS encoding Hsp20/alpha crystallin family protein, with translation MLKYLVPWKHQSDSELMEAAPQNDLAQFRANFDRMLNKMWSADLDDTWNNGWGCEVQDTEDEIVVRAEAPGFEPDEIDVKLSPGRLVLQAEHKTEQDASQNGNGHFSSYGKFYRAMSVPSGIEADNIEAIYKNGIVEVHLPKGEEAKAKRIAVKAK, from the coding sequence ATGTTGAAGTACTTGGTCCCCTGGAAACACCAAAGCGACTCCGAATTGATGGAAGCCGCACCGCAAAACGATTTGGCGCAGTTTCGTGCCAACTTTGACCGCATGCTCAACAAAATGTGGAGTGCTGATTTGGATGACACCTGGAACAACGGTTGGGGCTGCGAAGTCCAGGACACCGAAGACGAAATCGTCGTCCGTGCCGAAGCACCGGGATTTGAACCGGACGAAATCGACGTGAAGTTGTCTCCGGGACGCTTGGTCTTGCAAGCGGAGCACAAGACCGAGCAAGACGCTTCCCAAAATGGCAATGGGCACTTCAGCAGCTACGGCAAGTTCTACCGAGCAATGAGTGTGCCGTCAGGTATCGAAGCCGACAACATCGAGGCCATCTATAAGAATGGCATCGTGGAAGTCCACTTGCCCAAAGGCGAAGAAGCCAAGGCCAAACGCATTGCGGTGAAAGCCAAATAG
- a CDS encoding AMP-binding protein: MFPLQDFIRTCRSRLFRRQAADSTGLDLSGGRLLAAALVTRRVLMRSGIVNDKDVMIGVLLPPSVAAVLANVSIGLAGKVVVNLNYTFTNERIQKCLDECAITHVLTSRQFLKRRPYEVEPQLVCMEDLMQQATWWDKSLSGLMAYCLPSTLLDRVLGLHCTSANDLMAVLFTSGTTADPKGVMLSHGNMAASIDAIRQRYRVRPDDVVLGILPIFHAFGFSATLWLPFGLNMTAVYHFDPFGTKAIAKLAKKYLATVLFATPTFLKVYQRRCPANAFPALDLAIVGGERLEPSTANSFAEKFGVTPAEGYGTTELSPWASVNVPVHRSFAPSQLFDRKGTVGRPVAGVQIRMVDPETRAEVPVGEQGLLLVRGANVMLGYLNLPDKTAEEMLDGWYNTGDFASVDEDGFVTIRGRQHRFSKIGGEIVPHAAVEEAIEELLRTNNANEERQVAITAIPDLNRGERLVVVHTPWRNTSAADITRKLSEANDLPAVWIPKPVDFIEVETIPLTSLGKLDLGELRRIAVQRDVDMNSIHIHAPENS, translated from the coding sequence ATGTTCCCCCTGCAAGACTTCATTCGCACGTGTCGGTCGCGCCTCTTTCGCCGCCAAGCTGCCGATTCGACCGGCTTGGATTTGTCAGGGGGACGCTTGCTAGCGGCCGCCTTGGTCACGCGTCGAGTGTTGATGCGATCGGGAATCGTCAACGACAAAGACGTCATGATTGGCGTGCTCTTGCCGCCTTCCGTTGCCGCCGTGTTGGCGAACGTTAGCATCGGCTTGGCTGGCAAGGTGGTGGTGAATTTGAATTACACATTCACCAACGAACGAATTCAAAAGTGTCTCGACGAGTGCGCAATCACACACGTCCTTACCAGCCGTCAATTTCTAAAACGGCGTCCCTATGAGGTGGAGCCCCAACTCGTTTGCATGGAAGACCTGATGCAACAGGCGACTTGGTGGGACAAGTCCCTCTCCGGCCTGATGGCCTATTGCTTGCCCAGCACTTTGCTCGATCGAGTACTTGGACTTCATTGCACGAGTGCCAACGATTTGATGGCGGTCTTGTTCACGTCCGGAACAACCGCTGATCCCAAGGGCGTGATGCTGTCACACGGCAACATGGCCGCCAGCATCGACGCGATTCGCCAAAGGTATCGCGTTCGGCCGGATGATGTCGTGCTAGGAATCCTGCCGATCTTCCACGCATTCGGGTTCTCCGCCACGCTGTGGTTGCCGTTCGGGTTGAACATGACGGCGGTCTATCACTTTGATCCGTTCGGAACAAAGGCCATTGCCAAACTGGCCAAGAAATATCTCGCCACGGTTTTGTTCGCGACGCCCACATTTTTAAAGGTGTACCAGCGACGATGTCCAGCAAATGCTTTCCCCGCCTTGGACTTGGCCATCGTCGGTGGTGAACGACTCGAGCCAAGCACTGCGAATTCGTTTGCTGAAAAATTCGGCGTCACCCCTGCTGAGGGCTACGGGACAACCGAACTGTCTCCATGGGCGTCGGTCAATGTGCCGGTGCATCGCTCATTCGCACCGTCGCAGTTGTTCGACCGGAAAGGAACCGTCGGCCGCCCGGTGGCTGGTGTGCAAATACGGATGGTTGATCCCGAAACGCGCGCTGAAGTGCCCGTTGGCGAACAGGGGCTGCTGCTGGTTCGCGGTGCCAACGTGATGCTTGGCTACTTGAACCTGCCCGATAAAACCGCCGAGGAAATGTTGGACGGATGGTACAACACCGGCGATTTCGCGAGCGTTGACGAGGATGGCTTTGTCACGATCCGAGGACGCCAGCATCGCTTCTCAAAAATCGGCGGCGAGATCGTGCCTCATGCAGCAGTCGAAGAAGCGATCGAAGAGCTGCTTCGAACAAACAACGCCAATGAGGAACGTCAGGTCGCCATCACGGCCATTCCCGATCTCAACAGGGGCGAACGTTTGGTCGTTGTTCACACCCCTTGGAGAAACACGTCGGCAGCCGACATCACTCGAAAACTTTCGGAAGCGAACGATCTTCCTGCTGTCTGGATTCCCAAGCCCGTTGACTTCATCGAAGTGGAGACGATCCCGCTGACCAGCCTGGGGAAACTCGACCTCGGCGAACTCAGACGAATCGCCGTGCAACGAGATGTTGACATGAACTCCATTCACATCCATGCACCGGAGAATTCTTGA
- a CDS encoding PAC2 family protein — protein sequence MTETRKLDHPWLIAVWPGMGHVALSAGYYLMSKLGMSQFAEMSADELFDVDSAIVQDGLVQRPHRPRSRVFAWKAPPGGRDVIVFIGEFQPQMGKLPFCERLIDFARDHGVERLFTFAAMATDMQPGTDARVFAAATEQSLLDEIEPFGVKILDDGHIGGLNGVLLAAAAEKGMPGVCLLGEMPHLFVQLLYPKASLAVLRVFLQMSQIEMDLAELAQHAEQTEHRLGQIVAQVRRKLEPQPEEAEEPAGEDWKVASQLADEDEQRIESLFEIAAADRSRAFELKAELDRLQVFEDYEDRFLDLFKSP from the coding sequence ATGACTGAAACAAGAAAACTCGATCACCCTTGGTTGATTGCCGTTTGGCCTGGTATGGGGCACGTGGCCTTGAGTGCCGGTTACTACCTGATGTCCAAGTTGGGCATGAGTCAATTCGCGGAGATGTCAGCGGACGAACTGTTTGATGTGGACTCCGCGATCGTGCAGGATGGCTTGGTGCAGCGCCCCCATCGACCGCGCAGCCGAGTGTTTGCATGGAAGGCACCGCCGGGTGGACGTGACGTCATCGTGTTCATTGGCGAGTTTCAACCGCAAATGGGCAAGTTGCCGTTTTGCGAACGACTAATCGACTTCGCTCGGGACCACGGTGTCGAGCGATTGTTCACATTCGCGGCAATGGCCACCGACATGCAACCGGGCACCGACGCTCGCGTTTTCGCGGCCGCGACTGAGCAGTCGTTGCTCGACGAGATCGAGCCCTTCGGCGTGAAGATTCTCGATGACGGGCACATCGGTGGGCTCAATGGCGTGTTGTTGGCAGCGGCCGCCGAAAAGGGGATGCCGGGCGTTTGCTTGCTGGGCGAGATGCCGCACTTGTTTGTCCAGTTGCTGTATCCCAAGGCATCCCTGGCTGTGCTGCGGGTGTTCTTGCAGATGTCCCAGATTGAAATGGACTTGGCCGAATTGGCACAGCACGCCGAACAAACGGAGCATCGATTGGGGCAGATTGTGGCCCAGGTGCGGCGGAAACTGGAACCTCAGCCCGAGGAAGCGGAGGAACCGGCAGGCGAAGATTGGAAGGTCGCTTCGCAACTAGCCGACGAAGACGAACAACGCATTGAATCGCTGTTTGAGATCGCCGCTGCTGACCGTAGCCGCGCGTTTGAGTTGAAAGCGGAGTTGGACCGATTGCAAGTTTTCGAAGACTACGAGGATCGGTTCTTGGATCTATTCAAGTCGCCATGA
- a CDS encoding CBS domain-containing protein, with the protein MGTASTTPSALRVSSVMQHPVVKLHETDSIQDAVDQLNENHVSALPVVNDDDQLVGILTVTDLLRLVQDAEQSLEDRMTVYENCFWLTELIRDTLGNNEVTTAMSSKPVTAKPDDPLQRVANLMLDHQVHHIPITTEGKQLVGMVSSVDFVRLAATPA; encoded by the coding sequence ATGGGCACCGCATCGACCACCCCATCAGCTCTTCGGGTCAGCAGCGTGATGCAGCATCCCGTCGTGAAGTTGCATGAAACCGACTCGATCCAAGACGCCGTCGACCAACTGAACGAGAATCATGTGTCAGCATTGCCGGTGGTCAACGATGACGACCAATTGGTGGGCATCCTGACTGTCACGGATTTGCTGCGATTGGTGCAGGACGCCGAGCAATCGCTGGAGGATCGGATGACGGTTTATGAAAATTGTTTCTGGCTGACCGAGTTGATTCGCGACACGTTGGGTAACAACGAAGTCACCACGGCAATGTCCTCCAAGCCAGTCACCGCCAAGCCCGATGATCCATTGCAGCGAGTCGCCAATTTGATGCTCGATCATCAAGTGCATCACATTCCGATCACAACGGAAGGGAAGCAGTTGGTGGGGATGGTGTCATCCGTTGACTTCGTGCGTCTAGCGGCCACACCCGCATGA